The following are encoded together in the Gouania willdenowi unplaced genomic scaffold, fGouWil2.1 scaffold_228_arrow_ctg1, whole genome shotgun sequence genome:
- the cunh7orf25 gene encoding UPF0415 protein C7orf25 homolog, whose translation MSLQVMLQQRISSAQELLQRAEQLCPGVEGHQKLCSKLRAELRFLQRVRAGELQVKESHLHSTNLTHLTAIVESAQSLEDVVALLHVFTYRDAAGRRQTLVVDVVANGGHTWVKAVGRKAEALHNIWQGRGQYGDKSIISQAEDFLQASGQQPVHYRHPHVIFAFYNGVSSPMADKLKDMGVSVRGDIVAVNTVTMEEDEEEEDDDIEEVDEDDDGDSEEEAAAMGELTHVDRSTVVASLAFPAQVQVEECQRVNLDITSLITYVSSLSHGRCHFTFREYVLTEQAAQERMQHVLPQLDAFMAGKELFACRSAVDDFQLILNTLGGPGEKERAQKLLARLQVVDDQPSERTLRLKTSAKINQRSLMIFGTGDSLRAVTMTANSRFVRAAANQGVRYSVFIHQPRALTEGKEWRATPIGSETSCAEADEKS comes from the coding sequence ATGTCCCTGCAGGTAATGCTGCAGCAGAGGATCAGCTCTGCTCAGGAGCTCCTGCAGCGGGCGGAGCAGCTGTGTCCAGGTGTGGAGGGACACCAGAAGCTGTGCAGCAAGTTGCGCGCTGAGCTGCGCTTCCTACAGCGGGTGAGAGCGGGAGAGCTGCAGGTCAAAGAGTCTCACCTACACAGCACTAACCTGACACACCTGACTGCTATTGTTGAGTCAGCACAAAGTTTGGAGGACGTGGTGGCGCTCCTTCACGTGTTCACCTACCGGGATGCAGCGGGGCGTCGGCAAACGCTGGTGGTGGATGTAGTGGCCAACGgtggccacacctgggtgaaggCGGTCGGTAGGAAGGCAGAGGCTCTGCACAACATCTGGCAGGGGCGTGGCCAATATGGAGACAAGAGCATCATTAGCCAGGCTGAGGACTTCCTGCAGGCCAGCGGCCAGCAGCCGGTCCACTACAGGCATCCTCACGTCATTTTTGCTTTCTATAACGGCGTCTCCAGCCCCATGGCCGACAAGCTCAAGGACATGGGCGTTTCTGTTCGTGGTGACATTGTCGCTGTCAATACTGTAACGATggaggaagatgaggaggaggaagacgaTGACATAGAGGAGgtggatgaagatgatgatggtgatagtGAAGAGGAGGCGGCGGCGATGGGAGAGCTGACACACGTGGACCGCAGCACTGTGGTGGCCAGCTTAGCGTTCCCAGCGCAGGTGCAGGTGGAGGAATGTCAGCGGGTGAACCTGGACATCACGTCGCTCATCACGTACGTGTCGTCACTGAGTCACGGCCGCTGCCACTTCACCTTCAGGGAGTACGTGCTGACGGAGCAGGCTGCCCAGGAGCGCATGCAGCACGTGCTGCCGCAGCTCGACGCCTTCATGGCGGGAAAAGAGTTGTTTGCGTGCCGTTCAGCCGTCGACGATTTCCAACTAATCCTGAACACGCTGGGGGGGCCGGGTGAGAAGGAGCGCGCTCAGAAGCTGCTCGCTCGCCTCCAGGTGGTGGACGACCAGCCATCCGAGCGCACGTTACGCCTCAAAACCAGTGCCAAGATCAACCAACGCTCACTCATGATCTTCGGCACTGGAGACTCTCTTAGAGCCGTCACCATGACGGCAAACAGCCGCTTTGTCAGGGCGGCAGCCAATCAGGGTGTCCGATACAGTGTGTTTATACACCAACCACGAGCACTGACGGAGGGTAAGGAATGGAGGGCTACGCCCATCGGGTCAGAGACTTCCTGTGCAGAGGCTGATGAGAAGAGTTAA